The DNA region TGAAATCGGCGCTCGAAAAAGATCTTGACGCAGTTGATGTCGCGGTCAAAGTACATTTCCGCATTCACATGCTCCATGGAGATCATCTGCGGAAAGTCGATGACGACAGGGACAAGCGTGATTTCTTCGGTTCCCGTTTCCGGGTTGGTGGAGACGTCCTCCcggatgaggatgttgaacTCGTTGTAGTCGCCGTGGATGAGGCCGTGCTTAGCCAGGCGGAGGTAGAGTTCTATGAGCGAGGCGTAGAGGGCTGCCGGGTCGGGGACGGAGGAGAtttggcggagggggggcgcGTCGACGAGTGACATGACGATTGTGTGGCGGGAGTGGGCGATGGGGGTGGGCACGGGGATGCCGGCGGAgtggagggcggagaggaaggcgTATTCTTTgcgggcggcgagggtggagaggtacATCCAGGAGCCGGAGGCGTTCTTTTTGAGGTAGTCTCTATTGGTTTTTACGGTGCGGAAGGAGATGCGGCCGAGGCGGTGGATTTTGAGGATTTGCTGGGCGCCGGTGTGGTCGGCTACGAGCATGATGTCGGATTCTTTGCCGACGCCTACACGGGTGCCGACGGAGTAGATGTGCTTTTTTTGGGAGTGGGTGTGGAGGGCTAGGTAGTCTAGGCCGCCGTAAGTGAGGCGATAGCCGTCGTATTTGGCTTCTTTCATCTTGGCAATGAGGGAGGTtttggcgagggtggagatgCATTTggagacgagggaggagCCGCCTTTGAGGCGGGAGAAGCGCTCGATGATGGGGACGGGGACGAGTTCGTGGTTTTTGGAGCCTTGTTCGACctatggtggtggttagtTGAGGTGACTGTGAAGGGATGGGATAATGGGGTTCATAGGGGGGTGGTCCGTTGAGGCCAGCAAGGTACATGATGCTGGTCTTGGGGGTTTGAAGGAGGGGCAACTTACAGCTGCGAGGACCTTCCAGTCCTCCGCCGTCAGATGGCGCATAGCCCGTGTGTCCAACTTCATGGTTGAGACTTGACTGATATCACCTTATAAAGGCTGTATTGTAAAGCAGTAGTTTCCCAGGATGAGTTCAGAGGCCAGGGTGGGATATCAAATGCGCGCCGGATTCCCTTCAGTGATGTCTGTCAGTGCCCCTCCATTGCATTGCGCTGTGCCCACCAAAAATTCATGGCCCGTCATGAGTGATAAGATCTTTGATAAGATTAGATATGAACCCAGAATAGCCCCGCCTGGGCACGAGGGTTTGACGAGGGAAACGGAATTTGTATTTACCGGAAGATTCTTGGCGGGCGGTGAGTTGACCTCACCTGTCAAGGATCTGGGAGACAAGGGTCGAGCTTAGCTCAGTGGAGCACTGGCCACTCAGGTTGGGCCCGCCTTGTGTCCCAGTGCCAGGCGGCCAAGCAGTGTCGCGTAACCAGCAAGCTGCCTGCCCGTCTCAGCATCAACGGGAAGAATTGCTAAGCTTTCTTCCATCTCCGACTCCAACACCGACATTATTCAACTGCTTACGAACCATTGCCATTCATTACAGATTACTGCCATACTGGGGGATTTGCGGCGCCTTATTCAACCCGTCAACTACCAGGAAACCTCCCCTCACTTTTGACCCCCGCCACCTTCCGCAGGCCCAACGGAGCTTGACAACATCCCATCCCTTCACACATAACCGCAACCATGGCGCAGGACAGCGACCTGTCGAAGACCGccgacaagggcaaggggaagGCTGTAGATGACGAGACACAGAAGGACAAGGTCGCTCAGCCTGTGGAGAATGGAAAGAAGGATGATGACAAGGCTGAGAGTGCGTTGACATTTGCATGGGCATCATCGACAGCAGAAGCGCTTGCTAACACCATGGTATAGCTTCAGAAGAGCTTAGCGAGGAGGACCAGCAGCTGAAGAACGAGCTTGATATGATCGTTGAGCGGCTGACTGTGCGTTGCCATTTGATTGTCCCTGTTGCTGTGGAACATCTACTTAACTGTCTAACAGGAATCCGATACGTCCCTCTACAAGCCAGCATTGGAGGCTCTAGGGAGCTCGATCAAgacctcaacctcttctATGACAGCTGTGCCGAAGCCCTTGAAGTTTTTACGTCCACATTACGAGACCCTGACGAAGCTCTACGATGAATGGCCAGCGAGCGATGACAAGAACTCCCTTGCCGATGTGCTCTCGGTGATCGGCATGACCTTTTCTGACGAAGACCGCCAAGATACTCTCAAGTACCGATTGCTTGCGCCCACGCAAGATATCGGCTCATGGGGTCATGAGTATGTTAGGCATCTTGCTCTGGAGATCGGCGAGGTCTACGGGAAGCGCATTGCCACCGATGAGCCAACAGCGGACCTTGTGGACCTTGCCTTGGCCTTGGTTCCCCTGTTTCTCAAGAGCAATCAGGAGGCCGATGCTGTTGATCTAATGAGCGAGCGTAAGACTTGCCTCCCTCGATTTTTCTTAGGAACCCGGAAGGCTAACATCATCGCTCATAGTCGAGATTATCGAAGAGCTGCCAAAGTTCGTGGACGAGAACACATATGGAAGAGTCTGCTTGTACATGGTGTCCATGGTCAACCTGCTCACATACCCCGACAACGAACAGTTCCTCCGTGTAGCCCATGATATCTACAAGACCTACAAGCAGTACACACAGGCCATGGTGCTTGCCATCAGACTCAACGACCTTGAACTCATTGAAGCCGACTTCCAAGATGCCCCTGATCTGGCGCTCAAGAAGCAGCTTTCCTACTTGATTGCGCGCCAAAGAATATGGCTCGACAGCGATAAGACCGATGACGAGGAAATTCAAGAGTGCCTCTCTAACGTCAAGCTTCCCGATCACTTCAAGGCCCTGGGCAAGGAGCTTAACATTCTCGAGCCCAAGACCACCGAAGACATCTACAAGAGCCACCTCGAGAGCAGCCGCGTCGCCGGCCTGACCAACTTTGACTCGGCCCGCCACAATTTGGCTGCCGCATTCGTCAACGGGTTCGTGAACGCAGGCTTCGGAAACGACAAGATGATGCTGGTTGCAGGCGACAAGGAGAGCTGGGTATGGAAGACAAAGGATGAGGGTATGATGTCCACAGTGGCCTCTCTGGGCACGCTTCTCATGTGGGACATCGAGAATGGGCTTGATCAGGTAGATAAGTACACCTATCTTGAGGAGGAGCCAATCCAGGCCGGTGCTTATCTTGCAATTGGCATCATGAACTCTGGCGTTCGGTTGGACTCTGAGCCTGCCATGGCTCTTCTTGCAGACAACGACAAACTTGCCCACAAGAACCCGCTGATCAGGGTATCGGCGATTATGGGATTAGGTCTTGCTTATGCTGGGTCTAACAAGGCAGAGCTTTTGGACTTCCTGttgcccatcatcaccgatACGACTCAGCAGATGCGGGTATCCGCCATGGCTGCTCTTGCGTGCGGGTTGGTATTCGTGGGCTCTTCTAACCCCGAAGTTACCGAGGCCATTATCACCACGCTCTTGGACGATGACCGCAAGGGTCAACTCACCGACAAGTGGACACGATTCCTTGCTCTTGGCCTGGGTCTTTTGTTCTTCGGGCGccaagaggaggtggatgtcATTCTGGAGACTCTCAAGGCGGTCGAGCACCCGATGGCGAAGCCTACCTCTGTCCTTGCTTCGATCTGCGCTTGGGCCGGAACTGGTGCTGTGTTGAAGATTCAGGAGCTGCTCCACATTTGCAACGAGCACTTGGAGGAGtcagaagagaaaaagggcGACGAGCTCTTGCAGGCCTATGCTGTTCTCGGTATCGGTATTATTGCGATGGGTGAGGATGTCGGCCAGGAAATGGTTCTCCGGCAGTTCGGCCACCTCATGCACTATGGCGAGGCCAACATTCGCCGAGCCGTACCCCTGGCTATGGCTCTTGTCAGCCCAAGTAATCCCCAGATGAAGGTGTACGATACACTTTCTAGATACAGTCACGACAACGATAATGATGTTGCCATCAATGCCATCTTTGCCATGGGTCTGGTCGGTGCCGGTACCAACAACGCCAGGTTGGCTCAGCTTCTGCGCCAGCTTGCGAGCTATTATCACCGGGATCAGGAAACCCTCTTTATGGTCCGCATTGCGCAGGGTCTTGTTCACATGGGCAAGGGCACActctccatcaaccccttccacacCGATCGCCAGATTCTGTCGCGGGTATCGGCTGCTGGTCTCCTCACTGTTCTTGTGGCGATGATTGATGCCAAGCAGTTCATCACCTCGGACTCGCATTATCTGCTTTACTTCCTTGTCACAGCTATGCATCCACGCTTCCTTGTAACGTTGGACGAGAACCTCAAGCCATTGACTGTCAACGTGCGCGTTGGTCAGGCTGTGGATGTGGTTGGCCAGGCTGGTCGCCCCAAGACGATCACTGGGTGGCAGACACAGAGCACGCCAGTGTTGTTGGCGCATGGTGAGCGTGCTGAgttggaagatgaggagTATATTAGCTTGAGCAGTACCCTGGAGGGTCTGGTTATTCTGCGCAAGGTAAGCATTTCCGGTTAACTTTCCCATTCTTCCAGGAGGCTGACATGCTTTTCTTACAGAACCCCGATTGGGAATCAGGCAAATAAGGGTCTTGTGTCAGCGGAAGGGTAGGGTAGGGTATTTGGTGGTTTCTAGCAATAGGTTTTTCTTACCTACCTCGCAAAGTGATAGAGGAGGCGAAAAGAGGGCTTTAATGCGACACTACATTGTACAGTACAAATAAAGGATTGGACTTGCTGAGCGTTCAAGCAAATTGAAGCGCAAGTCGAATTGCCCTTGTAGGTCTCCAACCTATTTTGATTTCAAGATACAGCCTCACACCTCCATTGCCATAAGCTATATCACCAAGCCATTGCCAATCCTGCTAacctccccttttctttttatctcCCGCAAAACTCAACGCGATCTGCTTTCATTGTCATCtgcttctcttctccttgttggtAAGAGAGAGATATTTTGTGAGATTGGCGGACGGAGTGCTATGATGCTCAGGAGAACACAGAAACCACACTATCACACATGGCATCATCTTGACGGACACGTCGAGTATTGAGATCCGAACTACCCGTTTCCATGTCAAAATTCAATTCAACCCACGACGACGCTAAACGCCCTGCTGTGAGGTTTCACAAGGTATTTGTTCTTGACAAGAGAAAAGAGCAGCGGGATATGAACCCGCAATATGACGCACAGACATAGACGcaacgagagagagaaagagaggaaaaaagACAGATTCCATACAGACAGGACCCAACAACCttatccccatccccattttCAATCACACAACAAGctccctctctcctccttttcttcccttcCATCCTATCACCTATTTATCCTTCTTAATCCCAAAAAtattcctcttcttcttcttcttctccttatcctcccccattcccaccGAAGCCCCTGTAGCAGTACTACTCGTCCTCTCATggcccccacctccccccgaCGGCCCCCCTGGGCCACTACTCAACGTCATCTGCCCCAACGCCTTCGTCGGCGGCCTAGGACCCCCAGGGGGCATCTgcccccccattcccatccctgGCGCCCCACCCCCGGGTTGCGGCGGCCtcacctgctgctgcggtggcGGCGCCGGCCGTTCAAACAGATGCGCGGGCGCCTTCTTGGGGGGCTCATCCATCGGCagcttcaacctcctcctaTCCGACTTCAGATGCCGCAAATCTTCGACGAATTTATTCGGCGTCTGCATGTGCGACGTAACCAAGTAAACATCCCGATTGTGTTTTTCGGATACTTCATAGCAGGCTCTAGCTTCGGAATACGTCGCTCCACCCGCGACAAAAACAATGATGCGCTGTCGGTTTTCAACTTGGCGGCGGTTGGCAGAAGCCCACCTCGGAGCGGCAGAGCGGAGGGAGCCCTGGGTTTGAAACGCGTCATCCGCCTGTCCGCCTGCTTGGGGTGGGATGACGTAAGGGAAGGAAGTCTGATCCAAGGTTCCAGAGCAGAGGTCTTCAAGCATGTGTTTGACCGCTGGTTCGAATCTCGAAAGGGCATATTCCTCGCTCTGGACAGCGGTTTTCGTATTaggggggaagagaggggTGTTGGGTTGACGTGGGGGGACCTCTTTGAGTTGAGTTTTCAGGGGGCGAGCACCGAGTAATTCGAGGTTTTCTATCGCTGCCTTGTCGGTACTTTCTCTCGATCGTTGCAACGATGCATGCCATAACAACCGAAGAAGATCCTGGTCGATCATCCCGTCGCGGTAGAGGGCGTACAGCGCCACGAGCCGGAGACGGTCGGTGGGGGCAACGTCTTGGTCGTCTAGCAGACGAACAACTTGGTCGAGGATATTTTTGGGCTTCTTGAGGTCTTCGTCGAGGCCGGTGGCGAGGGTTTGTTCCACTGAGGCCACCTCGGAGAGCTTGAACTTTTGGAAGATGTTCATGGCTTCTTGCGCCATGGTAAGATGTAGACTATAGGCTTGCTTCATCTCTTGGAACTGAGGAAGGCCGGCCAACATATCTCGAATGTCGTTGAGGCTGGTCTCGTTTTCGTTCTTTCCGGCGAAGTTGGGGTTTTTCGCGATGAAACTCTTGAAGTCTCCCATCAACTTCGCGATTGTATCCGCCATGTGCTTGTGCCTGTTGTCCACCCATAACTTGTCTTTCTCGGTTATCTCCACATCCTTCTCTTCGGCTTGGGGTAACCCTTCGTTGATCACCATATGATAGGTAACTGTTCCGTTTGGTTGCTCCCTGAGCGGTAGTACATCGTGGATGAATGATTGGTAGGAGAACTCGTGAAGTAACGGCGCCATCAGATCCATAGACCGGTCCGTGATTAGCAACACTGACTGAGGCCGGGTAGTTTGTGGCGGAAAGTTCTGGTCCACTTTTTGTAGCCGCTCGATCTCGTTTTGAAGGAAGCGAGCCAGGTGAAAGGAAAGAACTCCAGCTTCATGGGTCGCGGTCTGCGGCGCATAGTAGCGTATCCTCGGTGCTTCTCCAAGTGTGTGGCAGACAGAAGCTATCTTTTGCGCCAACGTCGTCAAGTGCCGTGCTACTAGATCATTGCAACTGGGGTTATATAGCACTTGAAAGCTGGACGGGTCTTGGAAGGTAACCAAGTGTGATTCTCGGGGGTAGAAGTCGACGAagaggttttgagggggagctGCTATTTGCCTCCGGGCAGCATCAACACGCCGTGCTAGGGCATCGGGCAGAACCCCGGTCCATATCAAAAACGCACTTCGGTAGCGGCGGCGTTCGAAATCGGCCATGAGGCAATCGACGGCAAATGGTGTAGGCGATATCACGTAAATTGCGTCCATGGTTGGATTGGGCTCCCGGCGCTCCTCGATCCTCTCGATGTTCGCGATATTATGGTTGAGAATGTCATCTTCGTTGACGGTGGTGTCGAGAATCGCCTGTGTCGTCTCATCGAGCACCAAAACCTTCCAATCTCCTCGGGTGGTATTACGAATGATGTCGATGATGGACTTTTGGTGCTCCTTGATTATCGAGACTCCCTCCATTGCGGGCGCGATCAGGCCGGACCCTGGTTCAAGTTCTCGGCACTCGGCAAGGTGCTAGGATCTGGGGTGTCTCGAAGACTGTACGGAAGGGTTGCCGGTCAGGAATTTAGTTTCGCAATCAAGCAGCGCCAGACAGGAGCAGAGGCAGGATTTCTGAGGTTGCGATCAAGCCGAAACTCGAAACACGAAGCGCAAGTTGGGCCTACTGCAAGACGTCCCCACTACAACTGCCAGCAACAGGATCGCGGCGCGTGCCACCCGCCGAGCCTCCTGCAGCCcagaaccctaaccctttcgAGCTAGGCATTTAGGTATTGGGATCCATTTTATCGATAAGCCCCCGCATTCTTCAGTGGACCTTTAACCACAGCCAAGGAAATGGTTTGGCAATGATCTCATTCCCAGACTCCATTTCAGTTTCTTCGGGCTTTGCTGTAAACCAGCCTCCTCAACAGTTTGAGGCGAATAGATATACGAGAGTGCTGCCTAGATTTTTATCACCATATCAAAAGCATTCAACATGACCCAGAGACCTGGTTACCGGACGGCTGAGGTTCCATTCTTCAAGCACGGTGCACCGGGTGCAGTTTTGGTGGGTGCTGGGCACTGGCCTTGCTGCACCACTACGGCGCGGGAACCCTTGGCTCCGATCGAGTTCCATAGCCCAGCCCCCTCGCAGTCGATTGCCGTAGGGTGCCGTGAGTCTGCCAATTGGTCTCCCCCGATTAATGATCACAGATATTCCGACAGCTTGGAACCGACATTATGAGCCGCAATGCGGGCTTTGCGTAACGGCATGGGAAAGAGGTGTTTTGGTGATAACCTCGGGAGCAATAACATCGTGAGATGGCCTGGTGAAGCATCAACCCGCCTCCCCCTCGACGACGGCGTTTCGACGCCGATCACCAGGCCGGCCCAATGTTTGACCGAGCTACAGAAACCGTACATGAGCCCTCCGGTCTGCGGGGAAGCCGGAAATACATGAAAGACTCCCAGGATCATCTTCCCTCCATGATCCCATCGAACCACCAGACCGCTTCACAAGCACAGCCCACCGTTGCCCACGTTGCGTACCTTGACCTTGCTCTCAGGAGAGACGAAAGCGGCCGCTATCCCTCGTCTGTTTTTCACTACTTCTTCATTACCGCATGTCACACATGGCTGGTGATACGACTGCATCACTGGCTTGGCCTTGACAATGTCCCTCCAATCGACAAGGCTTCTCGCTTGCCATTTCCTGCATGCTTCTCTTATCAGAATGTAAGTTGTCGGTGAACCCCACCAGAAACTAGGATCTTAGCTCTTCGATCCCCTGTTTGCTCATATTAGACGCATACATGGGACATGACCTACATGACAGAACTGTGAATGTCATGGGGAGGAGCGCAAGAATTCCACCATGCAAGAATTCATGAGTGAATATGCAAATGAGGATGCTAGACCCGCTTACCCACTAGCAATGGGAGCAacaggatgaggatgggatggTCTCTTAAGGGCGGGTGTTCCCCACGGCTTAACTAGAAAATACAATCGTACTCTTGTCCTGTGTCCTTCTCTCGCGACCCCAACGTAGTCTTGACACTTGTTGCTGCCCTCGACCTCTTGTGTTCACTTACGGGACACAACCGTCCCAATCGCCCATCATGAGTCACTCTCAGGACTCCGACCTCGAGAGACAGGAGCCTCACACCTTCAAGAGCGCCCTGACATCCTTCCTCACCGTCAAGGATGGCGAGGTCTACGAGACTCATCCTGACAAGAATCCCAAGTGGTACCAGAAGCTGCTTGACATCGGCGTCGAAGAGAATGGCATCAAACCAGTACCCCTTGAGCAGCGGACGTGTACGCAGTACAACAACTTGTTCACGGTCTTCTTCACCTGTCTTCTCTGTTTACTTCCGTGGGTCCATTTTCCCGTATTCCTGTCAGCATGGACCTCACTAATCCGAAGGATCTGGCCCCAGTATCCCAACCGGCATGCTCGCCACGTTGGGCATGGGCATGAACTTGAGGGACGCCTCTCTCGTCATCGTTTTCTTTGCCATGTTGACTTGCATTCCACCTGCCTTTATGGTGATTGGTGGCATGGAGACTGGGCTAAGGCAGTTGATTCAAGCGAGATATTCCTTTGGGTACGTAATGCtcacccttcctcccctATTTATCATTTTTCCTCTTTCTATCTGGTCAAAATACTAACCAGCCTAGCCGCTACCTCgtcaccatcccccttctcctcaacgCTGCCACTCTAACTGGCTTTTCCTTGCTCTCAGCCGTGGTAGGCGGCCAAACCCTCGCCTCTCTCAACCCAGATCAGCTTTCGGTCAACATCGGTATTATCATCACCTGTCTTGTCTCCTTTGCCGTCTCCCTCTTTGGCTTCAAGGCAGTCCACTTCTGGGAAAGATGGACCTGGATCCCCAACCTCATCGCCATTGCCATTGCCTTGGGCTGTGGCGGCAAGTATCTTCACCTGCAGACAAACAACCCACCGGCAACCGCTTCTCAGGTCATGACGTTGGGTGCTCTGATCGCGGGGTATTTCATTACATTTGGAGGCACGGTGTCAGATTACAGCATCTACCACAAACCAAACGTTGTGTCTCGGTAAgcctcccccttttcttctctatCCAGACAACGTCAAAACACTGCCCGTCTTGTGTTCTCCTAAAGCATCCCACACCGAGTTTCTAACCACCCTTGTCCCCGCCAAATTCCAGATTCCGCGTCTTCGCCTACACCTActtcggcctcctcctcccgtcggtcccccttctcatcctcggcgccgCGATAGGAGGCTGCTCCCCCAACGTACCCTCCTGGTCCGCCGCCTACGCCACCACAGGAATAGGAGGCATCTTGTACCAAATGCTCGTCCCCGTCCTCGGCAACTTTGGGAAAttcatcctcgtcctttTGGCCCTCTCCGTCATAGGAAACATTGCCATCTCGATGTACTCCATCAGCGTCAACCTCCAGCAGCTCCTGCCGTTTTTCGCACAAGTTCATCGgtttttctttatttttgTGGCCATGGGACTGTTGATTCCGTTTGCGATCAAGGCGGCTGAGGCGTGGGAGGAAAGTTTGACGAACTTCCTCGCGGTGATTGGGTATTGGGCGGGATGTTTTGATGCGGTTGTCATAATAGAATTGGTGGTGTTTAGAAAGGGGGATTATAGCAGTCATGATCACAAGATCTGGAATGTTGGACGGAAATTACCGCCgggggcggcggcgctggGAGCGAGTTTGTTGAGTTTGGGATTGGTGGTTCCGGGAATGGCGGCGCCGTGGTATACGGGCCCGTTGGCGAAGGTTACGGGGGATATCGGGTTTGAGAGCGCTTTTGTCgtgacggggttggggtaTTTGGTTTTGAGGTGGGTTGAGATCAAGGTGGTGGGACATGTTTAATTTGTTTAAATGGCATACTTGGCATGTATATGCCTAAACAGACAGTCAGCCTAGTATTAGCTGGCTCAACTGCGCAAAATCCTCCCACAAAGCACAACGTCTTCGCCGTGAGGTTGCCAGGATACATCCCGCAGCTTCAGTTGTGACGTCTGTCCTTGTTGTCGTGAGGGTGAGACTACCACCCCGCCTTTGCCGAGCCAAGTTggggcgatggtgatgattaCCGAGTCGACGAGGCGGTTCTCTGGGTCGATGAGGAGAGAGTTgatcacctcccctcctccctctacCATGACACTTCTCACTCCTTGCTCCCCCAAAACACTTAACACATCCCCCCATTTAAACCTCCCGTCCTCCCCCGtttccaaaaacaaaaacttGCCCCCTACACGTTCCAGCAACTCTCCCCGTTCCTTggtctcccctcccctcttaGTCACCACCCAAGGGCCCTTCCCCTTAAACTCAGCCGCTAGACGGATTACCTGGCTGTCCTCGGTGAAGTCCCAGCGACCCTTTGGGTCGAGGATGATagggcggggttgttggtcGAGAGAGGTGATGCTTCCTAGCCGGGAGTTGAGGGCTGGGTTGTCGACGAGTGCGGTGGTGCACCCGACGAGGATGGCGTTGTGGCGGGTGCGGAGGTAGTGCGTCATTGATTTGGAGTAAGGGCCGGAAAGGGTTGTGCGGACGCCtggggcgagggagagggacgCATCGAGGGAGGTGGCGTAGGTGAGGGTTAGGTGTGGTTttgagcttggagagggggaggtaaGAGGGAGGTAGGGTTCTAGGGGTGGaatggaggtgggggggaaggagagggtttCGCGGGTCATTTTTATATTGGGGGTATGATGTGGTAGATGCAAGTGGTGGTGTATAAGCGACCAAAAGGCCTCAAGTTGCTGGCTGTGGTGATTCACCCCTGCCAAGAAATAAGGGGTAAGACAATCGGTCAGAAAAAAAGCCGGTGGCGTAACCTTGACCGGGCATCAGAGCCAACGGAGGTGAGGCGGTCTCGATCGGCCAGTGCAAATACCGGCGATGACTGCAAAGGCGGGTTGCTGATGCGATGATGCCACACAAAGAGCAATCATGATCAGTTGTCAATCAAGAGGCCGCCGATGACAGCAGTCACTGGCAGCTGGCAGTGTAGCTTGTGCAGAAGCAAGGAGCAATCAACGTGGGGTTCATAACTTGCATTAAATGCCACGAGGTTGCAGCGATGGCTTGTGGATAACTCCTCATCAAACACTCCACTCTATCCTTCTCGAAGGCAAGGCTTACTCGCTGACACGAACGCCATAGACGCTCTCATATGATAGACGCTGGTTTCACTCACGCTCAAAACTTGATTTAGCTACATGGATAAGAGATGGTTGACGACGCTTCGTGGCGCAGCCGCCGGAGATATCGCGCAACCACCAAGTTCTAGAATGCAGAGTGTCAATCTTCCAAAATGTAGTGGCACATGATAGGGGACCTGAATGAGACACCCAGGGTTTGACCGGAGCAGAACATCAGGCTCTGAGAGCAACCCTCCCGAGGCTCCCGTGATTTGCCATTGAATCCCGTTCTTTGTCCGTGGTTGACACATTTGTCGAGCTCTCCCTTGGttcccctcttctcttcGTCTGGTCGTTtgctctccaccacctgGAATTGAATTACTGCAAAAAGAAACACGGATCGTCCGAGTATCTCTCAAGTATCATCTGTACGCGTTAGCTTGAGGCTTGAGGCCAGCTGCGCACCTGACCTGTGTCCTATAACTCAGCGCACTCTTGCCCCGCACCCCGGAAGCGGGACTTGCGCCTCGTCACCCGCGACCGTTCCATCCAAATTTCAGATTTCGACCCGAGCGAACAACAAAGTTTCCCACCCTGGTCATCGCCACGCAAGGACAAACCTTGATAAACCGAACCACCCCCATCTTCTTTACCTCGCTTAATTTGGCTATCGCAAACTCCTTCCCCGAACTCCCCTATTTTATTCACCACAACAAGCAAACCAAACTCCAGTCGCCCCTCCGATTTcgcatcgtcgtcgtcgctgtcgcGGATCGCCTAATCATCGTCGTCCATCAATCAAATCCGTCAATCACCATGTCGCAAAAGCACGATCAGCCTCCCGCCTACGGCGCTCCTCCCCCCGGCGCTCCCCAGCAGGCTTACTACCCACCCCAGGGcggccctcctcctcagggtCCCTATGATCAGCAACAGCCTTACTACCAGCAGGGCCCTCAGATGGGCTATGGCCAACAGCCACCTCCCGGCGCGTATTACCAGCAGCAGGGCCCGTATCCTCCTCAGGGACAGTATTACCCACCGCAGCaacaagagaagaagggaccTGTGAGTGAACCCGACTGATATCCGCGCGTCGCGCAGATGCAGAATGCCGATATTGACTGACTTCGATGGTAGGGTTTCTTCGAGGCGTGCTTGGCCGGTATGgcgtgttgctgctgcttggacATCTTGTTCTAAACGAACACGACCAATAAATACAACAACAATAAAACAGCGACAGAAGACAAAAAAGCAGGAGATGGAAATTTTGTCAGCACGATGGAGGAAGGTGATCCTTTATGTATGCCGCGCAGCGGGGGGGGGAGCTCCGATGCGATTTTCCCGATCCTTGTACGCGGACCACCACCTGCAAGACACCATGCAGACCGGCGAATTCAACAAACGGCGCAGCAGGGCCAGGCATACGGTACTTCTTCTGAGAGCTTGCGGCGGC from Podospora pseudopauciseta strain CBS 411.78 chromosome 6, whole genome shotgun sequence includes:
- the sec1 gene encoding syntaxin binding protein 1 (BUSCO:EOG09261ZJR; EggNog:ENOG503NVK8; COG:U), whose amino-acid sequence is MEGVSIIKEHQKSIIDIIRNTTRGDWKVLVLDETTQAILDTTVNEDDILNHNIANIERIEERREPNPTMDAIYVISPTPFAVDCLMADFERRRYRSAFLIWTGVLPDALARRVDAARRQIAAPPQNLFVDFYPRESHLVTFQDPSSFQVLYNPSCNDLVARHLTTLAQKIASVCHTLGEAPRIRYYAPQTATHEAGVLSFHLARFLQNEIERLQKVDQNFPPQTTRPQSVLLITDRSMDLMAPLLHEFSYQSFIHDVLPLREQPNGTVTYHMVINEGLPQAEEKDVEITEKDKLWVDNRHKHMADTIAKLMGDFKSFIAKNPNFAGKNENETSLNDIRDMLAGLPQFQEMKQAYSLHLTMAQEAMNIFQKFKLSEVASVEQTLATGLDEDLKKPKNILDQVVRLLDDQDVAPTDRLRLVALYALYRDGMIDQDLLRLLWHASLQRSRESTDKAAIENLELLGARPLKTQLKEVPPRQPNTPLFPPNTKTAVQSEEYALSRFEPAVKHMLEDLCSGTLDQTSFPYVIPPQAGGQADDAFQTQGSLRSAAPRWASANRRQVENRQRIIVFVAGGATYSEARACYEVSEKHNRDVYLVTSHMQTPNKFVEDLRHLKSDRRRLKLPMDEPPKKAPAHLFERPAPPPQQQVRPPQPGGGAPGMGMGGQMPPGGPRPPTKALGQMTLSSGPGGPSGGGGGHERTSSTATGASVGMGEDKEKKKKKRNIFGIKKDK
- the rio2 gene encoding Serine/threonine-protein kinase rio2 (EggNog:ENOG503NX5X; COG:T; BUSCO:EOG09262KVB) → MKLDTRAMRHLTAEDWKVLAAVEQGSKNHELVPVPIIERFSRLKGGSSLVSKCISTLAKTSLIAKMKEAKYDGYRLTYGGLDYLALHTHSQKKHIYSVGTRVGVGKESDIMLVADHTGAQQILKIHRLGRISFRTVKTNRDYLKKNASGSWMYLSTLAARKEYAFLSALHSAGIPVPTPIAHSRHTIVMSLVDAPPLRQISSVPDPAALYASLIELYLRLAKHGLIHGDYNEFNILIREDVSTNPETGTEEITLVPVVIDFPQMISMEHVNAEMYFDRDINCVKIFFERRFHFKPTTPGPFYKDVKKTVGRDGFERLDATLEASGITKKMAKDLEAAIRQHEEEKLQNPEAFEPSDDEEDDDDEDEDEEDKEGEEANTAEKEKEGQPSIVIGFQSPSKSGAEQGMKKLSINNKT
- the RPN1 gene encoding proteasome regulatory particle base subunit (BUSCO:EOG09260JED; EggNog:ENOG503NU6Z; COG:O) gives rise to the protein MAQDSDLSKTADKGKGKAVDDETQKDKVAQPVENGKKDDDKAETSEELSEEDQQLKNELDMIVERLTESDTSLYKPALEALGSSIKTSTSSMTAVPKPLKFLRPHYETLTKLYDEWPASDDKNSLADVLSVIGMTFSDEDRQDTLKYRLLAPTQDIGSWGHEYVRHLALEIGEVYGKRIATDEPTADLVDLALALVPLFLKSNQEADAVDLMSELEIIEELPKFVDENTYGRVCLYMVSMVNLLTYPDNEQFLRVAHDIYKTYKQYTQAMVLAIRLNDLELIEADFQDAPDLALKKQLSYLIARQRIWLDSDKTDDEEIQECLSNVKLPDHFKALGKELNILEPKTTEDIYKSHLESSRVAGLTNFDSARHNLAAAFVNGFVNAGFGNDKMMLVAGDKESWVWKTKDEGMMSTVASLGTLLMWDIENGLDQVDKYTYLEEEPIQAGAYLAIGIMNSGVRLDSEPAMALLADNDKLAHKNPLIRVSAIMGLGLAYAGSNKAELLDFLLPIITDTTQQMRVSAMAALACGLVFVGSSNPEVTEAIITTLLDDDRKGQLTDKWTRFLALGLGLLFFGRQEEVDVILETLKAVEHPMAKPTSVLASICAWAGTGAVLKIQELLHICNEHLEESEEKKGDELLQAYAVLGIGIIAMGEDVGQEMVLRQFGHLMHYGEANIRRAVPLAMALVSPSNPQMKVYDTLSRYSHDNDNDVAINAIFAMGLVGAGTNNARLAQLLRQLASYYHRDQETLFMVRIAQGLVHMGKGTLSINPFHTDRQILSRVSAAGLLTVLVAMIDAKQFITSDSHYLLYFLVTAMHPRFLVTLDENLKPLTVNVRVGQAVDVVGQAGRPKTITGWQTQSTPVLLAHGERAELEDEEYISLSSTLEGLVILRKNPDWESGK